A single region of the Enterobacter cloacae complex sp. R_G8 genome encodes:
- the fdhD gene encoding formate dehydrogenase accessory sulfurtransferase FdhD, whose amino-acid sequence MSKQNRATHSSPLPTGIVALSVHRPPHITHATPDFLAEEVPVALVYNGISHVVMMASPKDLELFAIGFSLSEGIIAHPQDIYGMDVVQACNGLEVQIELSSRRFMGLKERRRALAGRTGCGVCGVEQLNDIGKPVAPLPFTQTFNLANLDHALAHLNDVQPIGQLSGCTHAAAWVLPSGDIAGGHEDVGRHVALDKLMGRRARESDLWQQGAALVSSRASYEMVQKSAMCGVEILFAVSAATTLAVEVAERCNLTLVGFCKPGRATIYTHPQRLMVDQ is encoded by the coding sequence GTGTCTAAACAAAACCGTGCTACCCACTCGTCACCACTGCCAACAGGCATTGTGGCGCTGTCGGTACATCGACCCCCTCACATTACCCACGCCACGCCTGATTTTCTGGCGGAAGAAGTCCCTGTCGCCCTGGTGTACAACGGCATCTCGCACGTTGTAATGATGGCGTCGCCTAAAGACCTTGAACTGTTCGCCATCGGGTTTTCGCTCTCGGAAGGCATCATTGCGCATCCGCAGGACATTTATGGCATGGATGTGGTTCAGGCCTGCAATGGTCTGGAAGTGCAGATCGAACTTTCCAGTCGTCGTTTTATGGGGCTGAAGGAGCGTCGTCGCGCGTTGGCCGGACGAACGGGGTGCGGCGTCTGTGGCGTTGAGCAACTGAACGATATCGGCAAACCTGTTGCGCCGCTACCTTTTACCCAGACCTTCAATCTGGCCAACCTCGACCATGCGCTTGCCCATCTCAACGACGTGCAGCCCATCGGTCAGTTGAGCGGTTGTACGCATGCGGCGGCATGGGTTCTGCCATCGGGCGACATCGCCGGGGGACATGAAGACGTGGGGCGTCATGTGGCACTCGATAAACTGATGGGCCGTCGGGCGCGGGAAAGCGATCTCTGGCAGCAGGGCGCAGCGCTGGTTTCCAGCCGCGCGAGCTACGAAATGGTACAGAAGTCTGCGATGTGCGGAGTGGAGATCCTGTTTGCGGTGTCGGCTGCAACCACGCTGGCGGTGGAGGTGGCGGAGCGCTGCAACCTGACGCTGGTGGGGTTCTGCAAGCCGGGAAGGGCGACAATTTATACCCATCCGCAGCGATTAATGGTTGATCAGTAA
- the fdnG gene encoding formate dehydrogenase-N subunit alpha: MQVSRRQFFKICAGGMAGTTAAALGFAPGVALAETRQYKLLRTRETRNTCTYCSVGCGLLMYSLGDGAKNAKASIFHIEGDPDHPVNRGALCPKGAGLVDFIHSESRLKFPEYRAPGSDKWQQISWEEAFDRIAKLIKEDRDANFVEKNADGVTVNRWLSTGMLCASASSNETGYLTQKFTRALGMLAVDNQARVUHGPTVASLAPTFGRGAMTNHWVDIKNANLIVVMGGNAAEAHPVGFRWAMEAKIHNGAKLIVIDPRFTRTASVADFYTPIRSGTDITFLSGVLLYLMTNEKYNREYTEAYTNASLIVREDYHFEDGLFSGYDAEKRKYDKTSWNYELDEKGFAKRDTTLQHPRCVWNLLKEHVSRYTPDVVENICGTPKADFLKVCELIAETSAKDKTASFLYALGWTQHSIGAQNIRTMAMVQLLLGNMGMAGGGVNALRGHSNIQGLTDLGLLSQSLPGYMNLPSEKQPDLQTYLTASTPKPLLEGQVNYWGNYPKFFVSMMKAFFGDKATAENSWGFDWLPKWDKGYDVLQYFEMMHQGKVNGYLCQGFNPVASFPNKNKVVESLSKLKFLVTIDPLNTETSTFWQNHGESNDVDPSKIQTEVFSLPSTCFAEENGSIVNSGRWLQWHWKGADAPGIAMNDGEILAGIFLRLRKMYAAEGGANPEPVLNMTWNYSTPENPAPEEVAMESNGKALADVIDPATGTVLAKKGDQLSTFAHLRDDGTTSSGCWIFAGSWTPKGNQMANRDNADPSGLGNTLGWAWAWPLNRRILYNRASADPQGNPWDPKRQLLKWDGAKWGGVDIPDYSTAAPGSDVGPFIMQPEGMGRLFAIDKMAEGPFPEHYEPFETPLGTNPLHPNVVSNPAARIFKGDFEALGKKDKFPYVGTTYRLTEHFHYWTKHALLNAIAQPEQFVEIGEKLANKLGIAHGDTVKVSSNRGYIKAKAVVTKRIRTLNVHGQQVDTIGIPIHWGYEGVAKKGFIANTLTPFVGDANTQTPEFKAFLVNVEKV, encoded by the coding sequence ATGCAGGTCAGCAGAAGGCAGTTCTTTAAGATCTGCGCTGGCGGTATGGCAGGCACCACGGCAGCGGCACTGGGCTTTGCGCCCGGCGTAGCGCTGGCGGAAACGCGGCAGTATAAACTGCTTCGCACCCGTGAAACCCGTAATACCTGTACGTACTGCTCTGTCGGTTGCGGGCTGTTAATGTATAGCCTCGGCGACGGTGCTAAAAACGCCAAAGCGTCTATCTTCCACATCGAAGGCGACCCGGACCACCCGGTCAACCGCGGCGCGCTGTGCCCGAAAGGGGCCGGTCTGGTGGACTTTATCCACTCCGAAAGCCGCCTGAAATTCCCGGAATATCGCGCGCCAGGCTCCGATAAATGGCAGCAAATTAGCTGGGAAGAGGCGTTTGACCGCATCGCTAAACTGATTAAAGAAGACCGCGATGCTAACTTTGTTGAGAAGAACGCCGACGGCGTCACGGTCAACCGCTGGCTCTCCACCGGGATGCTGTGTGCCTCTGCTTCCAGCAACGAAACCGGTTATTTAACCCAGAAATTCACGCGCGCACTCGGTATGCTCGCGGTCGACAACCAGGCGCGTGTCTGACACGGACCAACGGTAGCAAGTCTTGCTCCAACATTTGGTCGCGGTGCGATGACCAACCACTGGGTCGACATCAAGAACGCCAACCTCATTGTGGTGATGGGCGGTAACGCCGCTGAAGCGCACCCTGTCGGGTTCCGCTGGGCGATGGAAGCCAAAATCCACAACGGTGCGAAACTGATTGTGATCGATCCCCGCTTTACGCGTACGGCGTCAGTGGCGGATTTCTACACCCCTATTCGTTCAGGTACTGACATCACTTTCCTGTCAGGCGTATTGCTGTACCTGATGACCAACGAAAAATATAACCGCGAATACACCGAAGCCTATACCAACGCCAGCCTGATCGTGCGTGAGGATTACCACTTCGAAGATGGCCTGTTCAGCGGTTACGACGCCGAAAAACGCAAGTACGACAAAACCAGCTGGAACTACGAGCTGGACGAGAAAGGCTTTGCGAAGCGCGACACCACCCTGCAACACCCGCGCTGCGTATGGAACCTGCTGAAAGAGCACGTTTCCCGCTATACGCCGGACGTTGTTGAAAACATCTGTGGTACCCCAAAGGCTGACTTCCTGAAGGTCTGCGAGCTTATCGCCGAAACCAGCGCCAAAGACAAAACCGCGTCGTTCCTGTATGCCCTCGGCTGGACGCAACACTCCATTGGTGCGCAGAACATTCGTACCATGGCGATGGTGCAGCTGTTGCTCGGCAACATGGGGATGGCAGGCGGCGGCGTGAACGCCCTGCGCGGTCACTCCAACATTCAGGGTCTGACCGACCTTGGTCTGCTGTCTCAAAGCCTGCCGGGTTATATGAACCTGCCAAGCGAGAAACAACCGGACCTGCAAACCTACCTGACAGCCAGCACGCCTAAACCGCTACTCGAAGGCCAGGTGAACTACTGGGGCAACTATCCGAAGTTCTTCGTCTCGATGATGAAAGCCTTCTTCGGCGACAAAGCGACGGCAGAAAACAGCTGGGGCTTTGACTGGCTGCCGAAGTGGGACAAAGGTTACGACGTTCTGCAATATTTTGAGATGATGCATCAGGGCAAAGTGAACGGCTATCTGTGCCAGGGCTTCAACCCGGTGGCCTCGTTCCCGAACAAGAACAAGGTTGTTGAGTCGCTGTCGAAACTGAAGTTCCTGGTGACGATTGACCCGCTCAATACCGAGACCTCGACCTTCTGGCAGAACCATGGCGAATCGAACGACGTCGATCCGTCGAAGATTCAGACCGAAGTGTTCAGTCTGCCATCCACCTGCTTCGCGGAAGAGAACGGTTCTATCGTCAACTCCGGACGCTGGCTGCAGTGGCACTGGAAAGGTGCGGACGCCCCGGGCATCGCCATGAACGACGGCGAGATCCTGGCCGGTATCTTCTTACGCCTGCGTAAGATGTACGCGGCAGAAGGCGGTGCGAACCCGGAACCGGTTCTGAACATGACCTGGAACTACTCGACGCCAGAAAATCCAGCGCCTGAAGAAGTGGCGATGGAGAGCAACGGTAAGGCGCTGGCGGACGTTATCGACCCGGCCACCGGTACCGTGCTGGCGAAGAAAGGCGATCAGCTCAGCACCTTCGCGCACCTGCGTGATGACGGCACCACCTCAAGTGGCTGCTGGATCTTCGCCGGTAGCTGGACGCCGAAAGGCAACCAGATGGCCAACCGCGACAACGCTGACCCATCGGGCCTCGGCAATACGCTGGGCTGGGCATGGGCATGGCCGCTGAACCGTCGCATTCTCTATAACCGTGCGTCTGCAGACCCGCAGGGCAACCCGTGGGATCCGAAGCGTCAGCTGCTGAAATGGGACGGCGCAAAATGGGGCGGCGTGGATATTCCGGACTACAGTACTGCCGCACCAGGCAGCGACGTTGGGCCGTTTATCATGCAGCCTGAAGGGATGGGACGTCTGTTTGCTATCGACAAGATGGCGGAAGGGCCGTTCCCGGAACACTATGAGCCGTTTGAGACGCCGCTGGGCACTAACCCGCTGCACCCGAACGTGGTCTCTAACCCGGCAGCCCGTATCTTCAAGGGCGACTTTGAAGCGCTGGGTAAAAAGGACAAGTTCCCGTACGTGGGCACCACTTACCGTCTGACCGAACACTTCCACTACTGGACCAAGCACGCGCTGCTTAACGCCATCGCGCAGCCGGAACAGTTTGTGGAGATTGGCGAGAAGCTGGCGAACAAGCTCGGCATTGCCCATGGCGATACCGTGAAGGTCTCCTCTAACCGTGGCTATATCAAGGCCAAGGCGGTAGTGACCAAGCGTATTCGCACGCTGAACGTTCACGGTCAGCAGGTGGATACCATCGGTATTCCGATTCACTGGGGTTATGAGGGCGTGGCGAAGAAAGGGTTTATCGCGAACACCCTGACGCCATTCGTCGGTGATGCGAACACGCAGACGCCGGAGTTTAAGGCCTTCCTCGTGAATGTGGAAAAGGTGTAA
- a CDS encoding AzlC family ABC transporter permease, which translates to MKRSLSCLKGDTIKAIILVCLAVGVVGMSYGSLAMAYGFPLWVPFVLSVTVLAGASEFMFIGIVASGGNPLAAAAAGLLVNARHVPFGVTVRELVGKRGLSFLGCHIMNDESVVFGLSQKTPEQRKTAYWLCGLGVAIIWPLGTLLGAMVGKLLPDPETIGLDAVFPAILLALVVPAFKNRTTLIRACSGAALSLAAVPFAPVGLPVLLSLLGLGARKK; encoded by the coding sequence ATGAAACGTTCTCTCTCTTGCCTGAAAGGCGACACCATCAAAGCAATTATCCTTGTATGCCTCGCCGTTGGCGTGGTGGGGATGTCTTACGGCTCGCTGGCGATGGCCTACGGTTTTCCGCTGTGGGTACCGTTTGTGCTCTCTGTTACCGTGCTGGCGGGCGCCTCGGAGTTCATGTTTATCGGCATCGTGGCAAGTGGCGGTAACCCACTGGCCGCGGCCGCGGCCGGGCTGCTGGTGAACGCCCGCCATGTTCCGTTTGGTGTTACGGTGCGTGAGCTGGTGGGGAAACGCGGTCTGAGCTTCCTCGGCTGCCACATCATGAATGACGAAAGCGTGGTGTTTGGGCTGTCGCAAAAAACCCCCGAGCAGCGAAAAACAGCCTACTGGCTGTGCGGGTTAGGGGTGGCCATCATCTGGCCGCTGGGTACCCTGCTGGGCGCCATGGTCGGTAAATTGTTGCCGGATCCGGAAACCATCGGGCTGGACGCGGTGTTCCCGGCCATTTTGCTGGCCTTAGTGGTTCCGGCGTTTAAAAACCGCACCACGCTTATCCGCGCCTGTAGCGGTGCAGCCTTGTCGCTGGCCGCCGTGCCGTTCGCCCCGGTGGGCTTACCGGTGCTGTTGTCATTACTTGGGCTGGGTGCGAGGAAAAAATAA
- a CDS encoding DUF1120 domain-containing protein, which yields MNALIKKGMLATVLAMSVNTAMAAQSIDIKVTGKILPSSCTPSFPSGGGIADFGTMKVASLNSTSMTPLADLKEIPVTINCEEATRVAVKFTDARDDSSPTESVKMGNGFSGSPFNMFGLGMYNDKKIGAYTLALFRNQGANTNGNGDSLYPLLSIDGGETWLVKGTDYMQINSDNSEIYAFTLDTANGIPSPESKINFKVAVSATINPTNDLNVTDELTLDGLTNIELVYL from the coding sequence ATGAACGCGCTTATCAAAAAAGGAATGCTGGCCACAGTGTTAGCGATGTCGGTTAATACAGCTATGGCTGCACAAAGCATTGATATTAAAGTAACCGGTAAGATCCTTCCCTCTTCCTGTACCCCTTCCTTTCCAAGCGGCGGCGGTATTGCTGACTTCGGTACCATGAAAGTGGCCTCGCTCAACTCGACCAGCATGACTCCGCTGGCGGATTTGAAAGAAATTCCCGTTACCATTAATTGTGAAGAAGCCACACGTGTTGCGGTGAAATTTACCGATGCGCGTGACGACTCATCCCCAACAGAAAGTGTCAAAATGGGTAATGGTTTTTCGGGTTCACCATTTAATATGTTTGGTCTGGGAATGTATAACGATAAAAAAATTGGTGCCTATACACTAGCGTTATTCCGCAATCAGGGTGCAAACACTAACGGCAATGGTGACTCACTTTATCCATTGTTGAGTATAGATGGTGGGGAAACCTGGCTTGTTAAAGGCACCGACTACATGCAAATTAACAGCGACAATTCTGAAATATATGCCTTTACTTTAGATACAGCGAATGGCATACCTTCTCCAGAAAGCAAGATCAACTTTAAAGTTGCTGTGAGTGCCACTATTAACCCAACCAATGATTTAAATGTTACGGATGAATTGACACTGGACGGTTTAACCAACATTGAGCTGGTTTATCTTTAA
- a CDS encoding DUF1471 domain-containing protein, with product MKSIKTFVAVIALAASFGSFAAQTVTASASTLDGAEAKIAAQAQEAGASSYKITQAFTGNRVHMTAELTK from the coding sequence ATGAAAAGCATCAAAACTTTTGTCGCTGTAATCGCTCTGGCTGCTTCATTCGGTTCTTTCGCTGCACAAACTGTTACCGCCTCTGCCTCTACGCTGGATGGTGCTGAAGCGAAAATTGCCGCTCAGGCTCAGGAAGCAGGCGCGTCATCCTACAAAATTACCCAGGCGTTCACGGGTAACCGCGTACACATGACCGCAGAACTGACCAAATAA
- a CDS encoding LacI family DNA-binding transcriptional regulator: protein MSLKAIAKELGLSVTTVSRALNGYDDVSCETRARVEAEAQRRGYRPNTFARRLKMGKIDAVGLVFPVHPVPLNNSVFMDMVGEISHELARHEIDLLLIADDDLADKHSYMRMVQSRRVDALIVAHTLDHDPRLEQLQAAGFPFLALGRSQLPQPYAWFDFDNYAGTYHATRWLIEKGHQRIALLGESNNQAFITQRRQGYLDALREAGLSSEWLRAMPPSRRVGYATTKELLSLPHPPTAIITDCNTHGDGAAMALAQLGRLTGENAVSLVVYDGLPQDSIVDIDVAAVIQSTRQGVGKQIADMVRQLINGDDLAQLQVLWQPEFSPGQTA from the coding sequence ATGTCGCTGAAAGCCATCGCCAAAGAACTCGGACTCTCTGTTACCACCGTCAGCCGCGCGCTTAACGGATATGACGACGTCTCCTGCGAGACGCGCGCCCGGGTGGAAGCAGAAGCCCAACGCCGTGGCTATCGGCCCAATACCTTTGCCCGTCGTCTGAAGATGGGCAAGATCGACGCGGTTGGGCTGGTTTTCCCTGTGCATCCTGTTCCGCTCAATAACAGCGTATTTATGGACATGGTCGGCGAAATTAGCCACGAACTGGCGCGACATGAAATCGATCTGCTGCTGATTGCCGATGACGATCTGGCCGATAAACACAGCTATATGCGCATGGTGCAAAGCCGTCGCGTGGATGCGCTGATTGTGGCACACACGCTGGATCACGATCCGCGCCTGGAGCAGTTGCAGGCTGCCGGTTTCCCTTTCCTGGCTCTCGGACGCAGTCAGCTGCCGCAGCCGTACGCCTGGTTTGATTTTGATAACTACGCGGGCACCTACCATGCCACCCGCTGGTTAATCGAAAAAGGCCATCAGCGCATTGCGTTACTCGGCGAGAGCAATAATCAGGCATTCATTACTCAGCGCCGTCAGGGCTATCTCGATGCGCTGCGTGAAGCCGGGCTCTCCAGCGAGTGGCTGCGCGCCATGCCGCCTTCTCGCCGGGTCGGTTATGCCACGACGAAAGAGCTACTCTCTCTGCCGCATCCCCCCACGGCCATCATTACCGACTGCAACACCCACGGCGACGGCGCGGCAATGGCGCTGGCACAGCTTGGTCGTTTAACCGGCGAAAATGCGGTATCGCTGGTGGTTTACGATGGCTTGCCTCAGGACAGCATCGTGGATATCGACGTGGCGGCGGTGATCCAGTCCACCCGTCAGGGTGTCGGAAAACAGATTGCCGATATGGTACGCCAGCTCATAAACGGCGACGATCTTGCGCAACTGCAGGTGCTCTGGCAGCCGGAATTCTCCCCAGGCCAGACGGCCTGA
- a CDS encoding fimbria/pilus chaperone family protein produces MIFSKKTLLCVCLFSSLQTFAAGMVPDTSLLLINEDERGASMDVKNSDDNAQLLYTRIIDLPDDPTPGVIVTQPVVRVNAGKTQRVRFVLKDSAEKLKTEHLKRVIFSTIPQREQNKVKMVFSQNLPVIIRPAGLDVNMEPWKGLRWQIKNGNLTVLNDTPYVVRMEQKAKLLPSETQVKFEKSYILPGQTMIATPENKLSGLNNKVEIYPATRFGYKASSYVAELQ; encoded by the coding sequence ATGATTTTTTCTAAAAAAACGCTGCTCTGCGTTTGCCTTTTCTCGTCGTTGCAGACGTTTGCCGCCGGTATGGTGCCCGATACTTCCCTGCTGTTAATTAACGAAGACGAACGAGGCGCGAGCATGGATGTGAAAAATAGCGACGATAACGCCCAGCTTCTCTATACCCGCATTATCGATTTACCGGACGATCCTACACCCGGTGTTATTGTCACTCAACCGGTGGTACGTGTAAATGCCGGTAAAACGCAGCGTGTTCGCTTTGTCTTAAAAGACAGCGCGGAAAAATTAAAAACAGAACACCTAAAACGCGTCATTTTTTCCACTATTCCGCAACGCGAGCAAAATAAAGTTAAAATGGTTTTCAGCCAGAATCTGCCCGTCATTATTCGCCCGGCAGGGCTCGACGTGAATATGGAACCCTGGAAAGGGCTACGCTGGCAGATTAAAAATGGCAACCTGACGGTGTTAAACGATACGCCTTATGTGGTGCGTATGGAACAAAAAGCAAAATTATTACCCTCCGAAACTCAGGTGAAATTTGAAAAAAGCTATATTCTTCCCGGCCAGACGATGATAGCGACGCCAGAAAATAAGCTCTCTGGACTGAATAACAAGGTGGAGATATACCCTGCTACCCGCTTTGGTTATAAAGCCAGTTCTTACGTTGCCGAATTACAATAA
- a CDS encoding helix-turn-helix domain-containing protein, with amino-acid sequence MTQPISVIAKSLVRERLRTGLSLAEIARRAGIAKSTLSQLESGNGNPSLETLWSLCVALDIPFARLLEPQQPTTQVIRRGEGTKVVAGQANYEAILLAACPPGARRDVYLLITQPGADRISQPHSPGSIEHIIVTQGRALVGLLDDAEELGAGDYICYPADQPHIFKALEPDTYALLVAEQN; translated from the coding sequence ATGACGCAGCCAATCAGCGTGATCGCCAAAAGCCTGGTGCGAGAACGCCTGCGAACCGGGCTTTCACTGGCGGAAATTGCCCGCCGTGCCGGCATCGCCAAATCCACACTTTCTCAGCTGGAGTCCGGCAATGGCAATCCCAGCCTTGAGACGCTATGGTCGCTATGTGTGGCGCTGGATATTCCCTTTGCACGGTTGCTGGAGCCGCAACAGCCGACCACGCAGGTGATCCGCCGCGGTGAAGGTACAAAAGTGGTCGCCGGACAGGCCAATTATGAAGCCATTTTACTGGCGGCATGCCCCCCGGGCGCACGACGCGACGTCTACCTTCTCATCACCCAGCCAGGTGCAGATCGTATTTCCCAGCCCCATTCCCCGGGTTCGATTGAGCATATTATCGTGACTCAGGGCCGGGCACTGGTCGGCCTGCTCGACGATGCAGAAGAGCTGGGGGCAGGGGATTACATCTGCTATCCCGCCGATCAGCCGCATATTTTCAAGGCCCTGGAGCCAGACACCTACGCGCTACTGGTCGCGGAACAAAATTAA
- a CDS encoding fimbrial biogenesis outer membrane usher protein produces MIMSSCKTGVLVFCLSSVAFGIRAEILPTAAPTMELARALFDTDVLKENGLDPAIADYYAVAPRFMPGYHNVTVLINGKKRGIMPVKFNDEGLPCIDGEFLDAAGLYKKLKRGTCPFIHQYWKNATVVTSPDVEEISLVVPPEAINPESGRQVADVRGGRAAMLNYSMFGTHYDFDDDKSDRFQSSFEFGFNAGDWIVRSSQFISDGSGMAFGSESLYTYAQRTFTDYGVMVQGGQINIANSRFSIPGIYGVQMMPDNALLPGYSSGIEVSGIARNAQARVDIRQGGQLIFSTLVPAGPFTLSDVPVANLNTDLNVTVTETDGSESHFTVAASTFRSNHVGRAPGFSLAVGRAEDMETNFTQPWIVAASNGWSINNRMNFLAGMVMADNHYYGFSANIDTVPMQHMYASLGFLGSIDNLSQTDGNKTTLDLGYSLPWGLGLSLGGSYGTPKYREMQELYSDDDDYSTTKYDTSVGMSWSNTTLGRFSLSYYNNQTWNSEYDSRRIISSWSRSFRYLSVSVNWESDISHGDKSTSDSDMFYVNVSVPLGRSGVSTNSWYRENEGKASYGTRAMGSLNDDNTYTVGVSQDHDDSVTNWDSSLNSNLHYTTLAVGIGGDNESNSNASIALSGGIVAHDDGVTFSPYPVTDTYAVVALDKPVAGVAIGTPRGNVWTDKWGRAVVPALTPFSESTVEIDTQSLPGNLDISNGHASLKAAHGAFAHWKFSTLSQRRVLLNITRADGTPLPKGVSVVNGKGEYITSAPEDGIIFLNDISASQTLYAKQDTGRCTLSFTLPEADPTQFYEEINGKCL; encoded by the coding sequence ATGATAATGTCCTCCTGTAAAACAGGTGTGCTGGTCTTTTGCCTGAGCTCGGTGGCGTTCGGCATTCGCGCAGAAATTCTTCCCACTGCAGCACCCACTATGGAGCTGGCAAGAGCGTTATTCGACACCGATGTGTTAAAAGAGAATGGCCTTGACCCGGCAATTGCTGACTATTATGCCGTCGCCCCGCGATTTATGCCTGGCTATCATAATGTTACCGTGCTTATTAACGGCAAAAAGCGCGGCATTATGCCCGTGAAATTTAATGATGAAGGTCTTCCTTGTATTGATGGCGAATTCCTGGACGCGGCCGGGTTATATAAAAAGCTCAAGCGTGGGACCTGCCCCTTCATTCATCAGTACTGGAAAAACGCGACGGTGGTCACTTCACCGGACGTAGAGGAAATTTCACTGGTTGTTCCGCCAGAGGCCATTAACCCGGAAAGCGGTCGCCAGGTGGCTGATGTCCGTGGCGGACGCGCGGCTATGCTGAACTACTCCATGTTTGGCACCCATTACGACTTTGATGATGATAAATCCGATCGCTTCCAGTCTTCGTTTGAGTTTGGTTTTAACGCAGGCGACTGGATTGTGCGCAGTTCGCAGTTTATCAGCGACGGCAGCGGCATGGCGTTCGGGAGCGAATCGCTATACACCTACGCACAGCGTACCTTTACCGACTACGGCGTGATGGTGCAGGGGGGGCAAATTAACATCGCCAACAGCCGCTTCAGTATCCCCGGGATTTATGGCGTACAGATGATGCCGGATAACGCTCTCCTGCCGGGTTATAGCAGCGGTATTGAGGTTAGCGGTATTGCCCGCAACGCCCAGGCGCGTGTGGATATTCGCCAGGGCGGACAGCTGATCTTCTCCACGCTGGTGCCCGCCGGGCCGTTCACCTTAAGCGATGTACCTGTTGCAAATCTGAACACGGATTTAAACGTCACGGTGACGGAAACCGACGGCAGCGAAAGCCATTTTACGGTTGCCGCCAGCACCTTCCGTAGCAACCATGTTGGCCGCGCGCCGGGATTTTCACTGGCCGTCGGGCGTGCGGAGGATATGGAGACAAACTTTACGCAGCCCTGGATTGTCGCCGCGTCAAACGGTTGGTCCATCAACAACCGGATGAACTTTCTCGCCGGCATGGTGATGGCAGATAACCACTACTACGGTTTTTCAGCCAACATTGACACCGTGCCGATGCAGCATATGTATGCCTCGCTGGGTTTTCTCGGCTCGATTGATAACCTTTCACAAACCGATGGCAATAAAACCACGCTGGATCTCGGCTATTCATTACCGTGGGGGCTCGGCCTGTCGCTGGGTGGGAGCTACGGTACGCCGAAGTACCGCGAAATGCAGGAGCTGTACAGCGACGACGATGATTACTCGACCACCAAATACGACACCAGCGTTGGCATGAGCTGGTCGAACACGACGCTGGGCCGTTTCTCTCTGAGCTACTACAACAACCAGACCTGGAACAGCGAATACGATAGCCGTCGTATCATTTCGTCATGGTCCCGGTCGTTCCGCTATTTGAGCGTCAGCGTAAACTGGGAATCAGACATCAGCCACGGTGATAAGAGCACCAGCGACAGCGATATGTTTTATGTGAACGTCTCTGTGCCTCTGGGTCGCTCCGGCGTTTCCACCAACAGCTGGTACCGCGAAAACGAGGGCAAAGCTTCTTACGGCACCCGTGCAATGGGTTCACTTAACGACGACAACACCTACACGGTGGGCGTCTCTCAGGATCACGATGACAGCGTAACCAACTGGGACAGTTCGCTGAACAGTAACCTGCACTACACCACGCTGGCGGTGGGGATTGGCGGTGACAATGAAAGCAACAGTAACGCCTCGATAGCGCTGAGCGGAGGCATTGTCGCGCACGATGATGGCGTCACCTTCTCACCTTATCCGGTAACAGATACCTATGCGGTAGTGGCGCTGGACAAGCCCGTTGCCGGGGTGGCGATAGGTACCCCGCGCGGTAACGTCTGGACGGACAAATGGGGCAGAGCGGTTGTCCCCGCCCTGACACCGTTCAGTGAAAGCACGGTTGAAATAGATACGCAAAGCCTGCCGGGCAACCTGGACATCAGCAATGGCCATGCGTCGCTGAAGGCCGCTCATGGGGCATTTGCACACTGGAAGTTCTCAACGCTGAGCCAGCGGCGCGTGCTGCTGAACATTACGCGTGCGGACGGTACGCCGTTACCGAAAGGGGTTTCTGTGGTGAATGGCAAAGGGGAGTACATCACATCTGCACCGGAAGACGGCATCATCTTCCTGAATGATATTTCCGCCAGCCAGACGCTGTATGCGAAGCAGGATACTGGCCGTTGCACGCTGAGTTTCACCTTGCCGGAAGCGGATCCCACTCAATTCTACGAGGAGATAAACGGAAAATGTCTCTGA
- a CDS encoding AzlD domain-containing protein → MENMTLFILGIAILSAGTYLMRLGGAKLGNRLALSERSQALLSDAATVLLFSVALATTFYEGEHFAGMARVLGVAFAVFLAWRKMPLIVVIVAAAVVTALLRLAGMA, encoded by the coding sequence ATGGAAAACATGACGCTCTTTATTCTCGGCATCGCCATTCTGTCGGCAGGAACTTATCTGATGCGTCTCGGCGGCGCCAAACTCGGAAACCGGCTGGCGCTGTCAGAGCGCTCACAGGCGCTGCTCTCGGATGCGGCAACGGTGTTACTGTTTTCCGTGGCGCTGGCGACAACCTTCTATGAAGGGGAACACTTCGCCGGGATGGCGCGTGTGCTGGGCGTGGCGTTTGCCGTATTTCTGGCCTGGCGGAAAATGCCATTAATTGTGGTGATCGTGGCGGCGGCGGTCGTCACCGCGCTGCTACGTCTGGCGGGAATGGCGTAA